The nucleotide sequence CCGCATTTAACCGCCGCCAAGGGCGCCATTATTGCCAACATGTCATCAAAAATGGGCAGCATAGCGGACAATAGTTCAGGTGGTGGTTATCTGTACCGATCATCAAAAGCGGCATTAAATGCGGTGGTTAAAAGCCAAGCCATTGATTTGCAACATGCCAATATTGCATCCATTGCCTTGCATCCTGGTTGGGTGCAAACCGATATGGGCGGGCCGAATGCGCTGATTGCGGTAGAAGAATCTGCTCAAGGCTTAAAGCAAGTGCTTGATGGGTATCATGCTGACATGAATGGCCGCTTCTTTGATTATCAAGGCCAGCCGTTACCTTGGTAAACCTGTATTCGCTGTGTAGCTTCTGTACTCATTGCTAGTGATTAGAGACTAAAAAGGCCCAATGCTAGGGCCTTTTTTTATGCCATTTATTTAGATGTTATCAATGAGATAACGCCTAACGATTAGTTTATCTTCTTGAGTAGATCATTAAGTAACTGGTGCGCCATATTGACATCGCGCTGACCTAAACTGCTGAGATGATCAAGTAACCACGGATGCAATTTATCTTGCTCAGTTACAGTAAGCTTATCCAGTAACAATTCACCTTTCTGCTTTAAGGCTTGCAGTGAGCCATGTGAGGCTTCAACACTTTGCAATCCTATCATGCGGCTCACTTGCGATAAGGCGTAGCTATAGACCATTACCGCTTGGGCTAAATTAAGTGATGGATAATCATTGGCAAGCGGCACGTAGGAGAAGCGATCACACAATTGCAACTCTTGATTGGTTAAACCCGATGATTCGCGGCCAAAAACTAAAGCAGCCGAGGAGGTAGGAAATAGCTCAAGCTCGCTGGCCAATTGCTCTGGGGTTAAATAGGTTCGGCTTTGGCCGCGCTCTCTTGCAGTCGTTGCTATTAATAAATCAAATTCAGCGCGAATGGATTCTAAACTTGGGGCCACTTCAATACTTTCGAGTATGTCTTGAGCGCCATGGGCTAACCACTGAGCTTCGGGTTGTAAATGCTGCTCAGAATTGATAATGATTAATCGTGAGAATCCCATGGTTTTTATCGCACGAGCCGCGGCACCAATATTGCCAGCCCTCGCAGGTTCGACTAACACAATTGCAAGATCCATAGATTAAATTTCCGAAAATAGGTGTAACAAGGCAGTTGGCTTGTTATGGCTAACAAAGAGTAAGGACTGCATTTTACGGATTTTTGCCGCTGGATAAAGAGAAGTTTCAAATAGAGACAGTGTGATGCCTAAGTTAGCTTTACAACTCAATGGTACGCATGTTGACCTTGAAGATTATCAACAGCATAGCTTGAGATTAAACTTGTTTTACAAGATTAATATCTCTCCAGATTTCATTGATTAGCCTAGTCAATTGCACTAGATTTCAACTGTTTCAAATTATTAACATTTAAAGTTTGGTCTTGGAGTGACTCTTGTCGAAAATAACAACAATACCCCCAGTACGTTTTTTGGCGATTCTTGCCTTATATTATGTCGCCGTATTTAATCTGCCATTGTGGATATTTGTCCAACACGGCTTAGAAAAACAAGGCCAATTTAGCCTGTGGTTTGTCGTATCTTTACCTATTTTTTTATGGGCGGCGCTCGCCTTTATTTTTAGCCTAGTGAGTCCTCGACCTTTACTTAAAATCATCTTTATTCCGTTAACCTTATTATCCTCCATCGTCTTTTTTGCTGGCTGGAAATTAGGGGTAGTGTTTGATTACGGCATGATGGAAAATATTTTTCAGACTAATCCTGCTGAAGCATCTATGTACTTTAATCTCGCATCCATGCTGGCTTTTGCGTTATCGGGAGTATTACCTGCCTATCTAATTTGGAAGCTTAAATTTACTGTTCAACCCATAAAAACCGCAGTGAAGCACAGAGCAATATTTATGCTGAGTTTGCTGGTGATTATTGGCTTAATTGCGGCGTGCTTTATGAAAAGTTACCTGGCCTTTGGTCGCAATAACGATGAAATTAAGCGTTTAGTGGTACCAACTTACTTTATTGGCTCACTCGCTAAGTATATCAATCGTACTTATATCGAAACGCCTTTGCCTTACACCCAACTCGGTGTCGATGCCAAAGTAACTTCGACTAAAGCGACGCCGAATTTAATGGTGCTGGTGGTCGGCGAAACTGCCAGAGCGCAAAACTCTGCCTATTACGGTTACAGCCAAAACACTAACCCTTATACCGCCAAATACCCATTACAAGTGTTTGCCGATGTCAGCTCTTGCGGCACAGCAACGGCGGTATCTTTACCTTGCATGTTCTCGCGCTTTAACCGCGAGCAATACAACGCCCGTAAAGCCAAAGCCCAGGACAATGTGATTGATGTATTAGACCATGCTGGCGTCAATGTGCTGTGGATGGATAACGACAGTGGTTGCAAGGGCGTATGTAGCCGAGTGAAGCGTGTGACTATTTCGCTGGATAGCGATCCTGCCTTATGTAATGGCACCAGTTGTCTTGATCAAGTGTTAGTCAATGCCCTCGATAACGCCTTAACTGAACTCACAGATAATAATACTTTGATAGTGTTACATATCATGGGTAGCCATGGGCCAACGTATTATCAGCGCTACCCTGAGGCGCAGCGCCATTTCACCCCAGATTGCCAGCGCAGTGATATTCAGAACTGTGAGCATGAAGCCTTGGTCAATACCTATGATAATACCTTGGTGTATACCGATTACATTTTAAGTGAAGTGATCAAACGGCTTGAAACCGTTAAAGGTTACGACACCGCCATGCTGTACTTATCTGATCACGGTGAATCCCTCGGGGAAATGGGCTTATATTTACATGGCACCCCTTATGCGGTGGCGCCCAAAGAGCAAACTCACATTCCCTTGTTAACCTGGTTTTCCAAGGCATTTTTGCAGGAGAATCATTTATCGTTAGCCTGTATAGAAGAGCAAGCTAAAACAGGTCATTTTTCTCATGACAATCTGTTTGATACTCTGTTAGGGTTATTTAATATCAGCAGTGAAGCCTACCAACCCGCACAAGATATGCTTGCGGTATGTCGGCAGTAACAACTAAGATTTAACTAAGGCAAGCATGGGGTCATGCTTGCCTAGCAGGGATGAATTGATCAACAGGACTTGAACATGCCACTGAATGCTATTGCCAATAATAATGATAATGCGACCACACTGTTGCGACAGGTGATACCGCAAATGACAAGTCTCAGCATTCCAATTACCCCAAGAAATTATGCGGTTTGGTATGAATATTTTTCTGGTAAAAACCGAGAGCTAATTACTGCGGTGAATCATTATGTCAATAATGACCTCACTTTTACCGAAGAGATTAATAACAGACTGTTTCAGCAGTTTATTGAAGAACAGCCCACCGACGCTTTAGTCAAAACCCATGAAGTCACCGAGCAAATCATCACGGCCTTGATGCAGTCCATCACTAAGGCCTATTCGGGCAATCGTCATTTCGGTCAGGTGCTGACTAAATACAGCGAAAAAATGCAAGCGGCTGCCTCAGTCGAGTCACTCAATGACATGGTCACTGAGCTGTTAGGCCATGTCAATGAAGTCGTGACTGCCAATGCTACTTTGCAGGCCAATTTGACAGAGATGCGTGAGGAAGTGTCGTCACTCAAATCAGAAATGAGCCACTTAGAACAAGCGAGCCTCACCGATGCATTAACCTCCTTACATAATCGCCGCGCCCTTGAAAGCCATATGGCTATGTGCCTAAATAATCATAAAAAGCATGGCGTTAATTTCTCTATGCTAGTCATAGATGTGGATTTTTTTAAGAAAATCAACGACAGTCATGGTCATCAAGTGGGCGATAAGGTGTTGTCTTATATTGCAAAAATGCTTAAGTCAGCCGTTAGGGGCGAGGATTTTGTTAGCCGCTTTGGCGGTGAAGAATTTGCGGTTATCTTGGCCAATACCGATTATAAATCGGCGTTAATTGTGGCTGAAAGTTTGTGTCAACGTATCAGCGCCAAAGCCTTAAGTGTCGGTAAAGATAGGGAATCTATCGGACATGTGACTGTGTCTATCGGCGTATCTCAAGCTGATATTAGCGATGATAACGACGCCTGTTTTGCCCGCGCCGATCAAGCCCTCTATCAAGCCAAGCATTCCGGTCGCAATTGCGTAAGAGGCGAAATGAAGTGGTCAAGTTTTATTGGCCACTAACTTAGAATCTAATGCATATCTTTGCTCAGATTCATTTGGTGTTAGACCTGCATTGTAATGATGTGGCCTAACGTTGTTGTAATATCTAATGATGTAATCATTGATGTGATGCTTTGCTTCAATAAAGCTGCGGTATCCTGCAGTTGGTATCCATTCCACCTTAAGACTTCTGAAAAATCGCTCCATTGGGGCGTTATCCCAGCAATTTCCACGTCGAGATAAGCTTTGTGTTATGCGATAGCGCCATAAGCGCTGTCGGTATTTTCGGCTTGTATAATGGCTACCTTGATCGCTATGGAATATCAATCCTTGCGGGCGACCACGGCACTCATACGCCATATCCAGCGCCTTTAATGTCAATGTGGTATCCGGTGAATACGACATAGCCCAGCCGATAACCTTGCGGCCAAATAAATCTAAAACAACTGCCAAGTAGGCCCAACGGTTGCCAGTCCAAAGTAGAGTAAGAGGCAGAGCGTAGTCGAACTATTTCTCTGCTTCTCCTCTCCGAACCGTACGTGCACCTTTCAGCGCATACGGCTCTCCGCTTAATTGTGGCTAACAGCCATGGCAACATCGCTATAGCGAGACATGACAGTATTTCTAATTTCATCTCTGAGGTAGGAGTTTGCTTCTGGTGATCGCCATCTAAAGGGTAATTTAGGGCTACTCACTAATCTAAATAGTGACGCGCCACATAAATTTCCACGATTGCTTTTACCAAATAACACCCATGTCGTTGCCTGATTTGGTGTTGGACGTTTGATCCATGTCATCATTAACGATTTAATAGAACAACGATATTTTCTAGCCAACCACTTAGCGAGTTTCCAGAAAATAATACGATCAATTTTGCTGTAAACTTTCGCGGTGTAATCAGTATGTCGATAAAATTGTGCCCAACCCTTAAGTTTGCGATTGAGTTGTTCCACTTTGTCTATCTTGCTACAGCTATGATCCCCTGATAAAGCCTGACTCAATGAATGAGAAAATGCTTTGGCTTTACCGTTTGGAATACCAGTCACCACTCGCATATTTCCCTTAGGTCCACGCTTTCGAATGATCCTATGTCCGAGAAATATAAAACCGTCATTCACATGTGTAATATGAGTTTTATCCATATTTAACGTGAGTTGCAGCTTACCTTCTAGGAAGTGTCGACATTGGTCACAAATTGCCTCTGCTTGTTGTTTATTGCCTTTGACAATCACTAGAAAGTCATCAGCATAACGGCAATAAGCAACGGCAGGTTTCCATTGTCTGTTTTCCTCAACCGCAGGTTTTCGCTTGATTTTGATACTGTGGTTCCAGTACCAGCGGTCTTTACGGGCTTTCTTGCTCAAGTAACATTTATCCAAATATTGATCGAACTCATTAAGCATTATGTTTGACAATAACGGAGAAATTACACCACCTTGTGGTACGCCTTCGCTTGTTGCACAAAATAGGTTACGTTCAATGTGTCCAGCTTTAATGAAGCGCCAAAGCAAATCATTAAATCGACGGCAGTTGATCCGTTTACGAACACATTTCATCAATAATCGATGGTGAACTGTATCAAAATAGCTTGATAAGTCTCCTTCAATTATCCAGCGACCTCGAGGCTCATTGGATTCGGTCATTTGTAGTTTAACCGTGCGAATGGCGTGATGGACACTGCGCTCTGGTCTAAAGCCATAGGACAACGAATGAAAATCATTTTCCCATATCGGCTCCATTGCCATGAGCATGGCACGTTGAACTATTCTATCCCTAAGCGTTGGTATACCTAAAGGACGTAGCTTTCCATTGGCCTTGGGAATATAGATCCGTCTAGCAGGCATCGGTTGATAGTTACCTGACAGCAGATCATCTCTGATCTCATCAAGATAACCAGCCAAATAAGCCTGTATATGAATCTTTGTTATTCCATCAACACCAGGCGTTTTAGCACCTTTTGAAGAAAGCGTTACTTCAGCCGCTTGGCGAAGCCAATGCGGGTGACTGATAAGGCGCAGCAGTCGATTAACGCGACGCGTTTTATCGGTTGCTGTCCATGTTGCTAATTTACGTTGCTGTTCGCTGATTATCAAAGGTCTTCACTTCATTAAGGTCAGGTAATTTGCTGACGCAAATCAATTAAACTGTGTCCCTTCGCCATGTAATGGGCTTTCCCCATCTCAGACTACTACGAACACTCCGCCAGCTTGTTTGTCATCAGGGTCATGCTCCCTTAGCATTCAAAACAAACCTTCCCCGGTTTATCTACCTGAACTCAAACATATTGGGGTGGATGCCGATCGCAGTCTTTGACCTTATCGTACTGTAAGGTGATGATGCTTAAACGCAGAATTGTGATTTAACGTTTATCCATTAATAAGTACATATTTATTACTCATTAATTCGGCAATAGTGCCCATACGTTTAGCACTATTGCAGCACCATATTGCCTGTTAATTCGTGTAGGCAATGGCGACGTTTCAGCCCATAGATGCGGGTTAACCGGTTCATGTTCTTCATCCGTCCAATACTTAGTCTAGAGGAGCATCTTGGCTTAACGAATTCGCCTCACTCCCCGTTGTCAGCGAGTTACATCACCTTATCAGCATACGATAAGTCACTGCCGCTCAGACTCAACTATCTGCACAACCAGATAGTGCCATAAACAATGTAGCTCCTGCCGTAGTGTTCATGTATTTCAGATAGACTCGTGGTTCGTTAAAGCATTCCATGCTAGTGCTGAACTCCGGGCATACCGTAGGTTACATCGCCACACCAAACCGTATTTGGCTCAACAACATCAAATTGTCTATTGAGTAAATTGGGGATGTCTGTGTATTCATTTCCTGATTTTTTATAGCGATGCTGTGGCTGCTGGCAACTCACCAGTCCTAACTTTTTCATCAAGCGGCCTGCTCGATAGCGACTTAATTGCACATCTTGCGTTGTCGCTATGGTTGCAATAGTTCTGGCTCCTGCAGAGCCTTCACTTTGCTCGTGTATATCCTTAACCTTTGTTTCCAAGAGAACTTGTGCTGTGTTCATTGTTCTATCGCGCTTAAGCCAGTAACGATAACTGCTACGGTGAACTCCAAATACATCACATGAAACTGAGATAGGATAACGCCCTGCTTGATGGATTTTCTCGATTATCGAGAACTGTTCAGCGAGTCCGACATCAAGAGAGCGGTAGCCTTTTTTAATATGTCTTTTTCCATTTCAATGCGCGCGATTTTTTTCTTTAGCTCACGAATTTCAATCTGCTCAGATGTCATTGGCGAGGCATTGGGAGCTATGCCTCGACGCTCAAGTTTTAACTGTGACACCCACTTACTGACAGTTGATTTGCCAACGCCCATGGCTTTTGCTGCTTCCTCTTGTGTATAACCTTGATCAAGCACAAGCTGTGCGGTTTCAAGCTTAATTGCAGCAGTATATGTTGCTCGTGTTTTATTCGTCATTTTGCCACCCAATGTATACGCCCTAAGCATAATATTTGTTTCTTAATGGATGGCCAAATTAACTATGCCACTTCACACTCATATTACCCCTTCCCGTGAAATTTTTTGAATGGGAGCTAGTATATGTATGAAAAACAAAATTGCTATTGTTAGTAATAACTTATAAGCAATTATTTGATCAAAACATTTATTCTCCATCTAAGTAAAATTTCATCAATAGCTTACTGCTTGAACACTGGATTTTTCGATTTTTCATATAATTCAACCAGTGCAAAATGAGTTCAGTAACGAAAGAGTCGATGTCTTATTGAGATGGTGTTTTACAACCAGCAGCTGATAGCTATTTAGTAATGTCTAGACATGATGTAGGAGGTTTAATATGTGATGTAAGTGTATGTTATTGAAAGTAATAAACAAAAAAGACTCATATGGTGACCTTCAGTCGCTCACTCACAGAGTCTCTTGCTCAATTATTGACGCAACAATATAAGCCACTAATCACTCAGTGGCTTATGCATATGAATGAGCCTGTCTTCTAAATCAAAGGTCACGCTAAAGCCTAAACTTTTGGCGAGGTTAGCCATGTTGCGATTTTCTATCATGGTATAGCCGCTGATACTCTTGGTTTGCTTATTAGTGAAAAACACAATTAACTTTTCTAGCAATAAGCGGCCTATGCCTAAGCCTTGATAATCACTGCGCACTGCCATGGCAAATTCGGCATCGGTATTATCAGGGTCGATGGAGGCTCGCACCGCACCTAAGGTAATTTCCTCCCCATGCTCGTCGGTATCTATGGCGATAAAGGCCATTTCGCGGGCGTAATCAATTTGGGTAAATACGGCCATTTCTTCATGGGTCATGGCGGCGCGTACGCCAAAATAGCGCTTATATCTATCTTCTGCCGACAAGGAATTATCAAAGATTAAATGCTTAGGTTCATCTTCTGGCAATATCGGCCGTAACATCACGCGCCGGCCATTTTTTAAGGTGTGCCATTGCTCTAATTCTTTTGGATATGGCTGAATGGCTAGGGGCTCTATTGGGGTGTTTGCTTGTGGATAGAGCTTGATTAACACATCTAAGGCGGTGATCTGTTTGCCAGCCGCTAACACGGGATTGAGATCAAGGGATTCAATTTGCGGGCAATCAATGATCAAAAGCGAGATTTTGGTGAGCAATACACATAATGCTTGCCTATCTAACCCGAGCGGTAAGTGCCTATCGCGCAGCTTATTGGTCTTTAATGCCTGAATGACCATGTATCTCGCTAATGCCATATTCAGTGGCGGCAAAGCGACAGTGGCATCGCGGGTGGGTGACCATTCTGAGCCACCTTCACCAAGACAAATAGCAGGGCCAAAAATGGGGTCGGTAATCACAGCTAAGCGCAGTTCTTGCGCGCCCGCGGTGAGCGCCATTTTTTGCACTAACAGCCCATCAATATTGGCATTACTGTCTATGGCTTTTACACGCGCTTGCATGGCGTCTGCCGCTTGGCGCACTTCATCGCTGGAATTAAGGTTTAGCATGACGCCTTGCACATCAGATTTATACATGATTTGCGGCGATTGAATTTTTAGGGCTACCGGAAAACCGATGGTTTGCGCATGTTGGCAGGCCATATCGACATCACTGGCCGCTAAGGTAGTAATGGTATCTATACCGTAGGCCGCTAATATGCCAGTGGCATCATGGGTTTCTAGGTTAAGTTTGCCCGCTTGCTGCGCGGCGGTGATGATGTCTCTAGCATCTTGAATGCGGGTTGGAATGTTTTCAGGAATGGATTGCGGCACTTCTTGCAGCAACTTTTGGTTACGCCTAAATTCCACCAAATGCATTAATGAACCAACCGCGCCTTCTGGAGTGCGATAGGTGGGAATGCCTGCTTTAGTGAAAATCTTACGGGCTTGAAAGGCGGCATCTTCCCCTGACCAATTAGTTAAAATACTGACTTTATGGCTATTGGGGTGACTTGCCAGCAAGCTCACCACCGCATTGGCTATCTCAGTGCTTTGGTTTAAGGCCGAAGGCGAGTGCAGGAGCAAAATGGCATCAGCCAGTTGTAAATCAAGCATTACCCTTAGGGTATTGATATAGCGCTTGGCATCGGCATCGCCGCCAATATCGATGGGATTATGGCGCGACCAATTTGCCGGTAAAATCGCATTCAGTTGATTGATGCATTCATCACTTAATTCCGCGGGCTTACCGCCGCGTAAAATTAAGCTATCGAGCGCCAAAATCGCAGGGCCACCGCCATTACTGATAATGGCTAAACGCTCGCCGCGCAATCTATTTGGGTGAATTAAGCTTTCAACGGCGGCAAATAACTCAGGTAAGTCCAAGACCCTTAGCATACCGGCGCGGCGAAACACGGCGTCATAGACAATGTCATAACCAATCGGTCCGCCGGTGTGGCGTCTTGCGGCGGCTGCGCCTTCAACGCTGCGCCCTGATTTAATCACTAAGATAGGTTTATGTTTAGCGCAGGCTCTGGCAGCGGATATAAAGCGCTGTTTATTTTTGACTGAATCTATATACAGCATCACAGCATGGGTAGCGGAATCGCGGGCTAAGTAATCCAGTAATTCGCCTACATCAATATCACATGTATCCCCTAATGAGATAAACGCACTAAAGCCGATGTTCTTATGATTAGCCCAGTCTAAAACTGTGGTACCTATGGCGGATGATTGCGACACAAAAGCTATGTTGCCTTTATTGGCCTGCGCGTGGGCAACGCTGGCATTAAGACCTAGGTAGGGCAGAATAATCCCTAAGCTATTGGGGCCTAAAATGCGCATGTTGTAGCGTTTAGCTACATTCACAATATCGGCAATAGAGGCATTGGTTTGATTGGTGTTATCGCCGTTATCTTCGTTATCACTAGGCTTGCCGCTGTGGTCATAACTCTCATGGCCTATGTCGCTTGCCATGATAATGGCCGCCTTACAGCCTATTTGCGCTAAGGTTTCAATCAGTTGAAATACGCGGCTACCACGGGTGCAGACTATGGCGAGATCAGGGATGATAGGTAAATCCGTGATATTGGGATAAGCTAGAATGCCGTGTACTGCGGTGGCATTTGGGGTGACTGGCATCACAGGGCCATGAAAGTTATTGGCCAATAAATTCTTAATCACTAAATAGCCTGCGCTTTGGGTGCGATTTGACGCCCCAATAATGGCAATGGCGTTGGGCTTAAAAATACTGCGTAGGGTCGGTTGACTCATGTACTCTTCATCCGTTGAAGCTGATTGAAAGAGTGTACCTGAGGCCACTTAGCTTGCACAGGTTTTGCGCGCATTGGCCTTGAGTTACTTTAGGTTTAGCAGCGACTTAGCTGTGATGTAGCATCGCTTTAGCGCGGTAGCAGCGAAGGCACAAAGGAGGGGGTGCCTCATGAGTTTAGCTGTGCCATCATCTTATAAATTAAGCGTTTTTAATCAAGCGAGGCAGGGCGCCAATGCTATAGTTGTACCATTGCCAACCCGTGCAACAAGGCCACTCAATTGGAACCAAATATCAAATTCAGACAGCAACCGACCCGAGTTGTTCGGCGATTTATCGCCAGTCATAAAAGCCCCATCATCATCTTGTTGCTATCAGCTCTCGTCGGTATTGGCGCTGGCTTGTTATCGACCTTATTTGATATCTGTATTGATTGGATTGCTGATTTTCGCCGTGAAATGCTTTCACAGCAAACCGGTGTGATTTCCGATGTCACTATCGGTGTGGCGGTATTAGTCTCCAGTGCACTGTTAAGTATGTTTGGTTTTTGGTTAGTGCATCGCTTTGCGCCAGAAGCATCTGGCTCAGGCATTCCGGAAATTGAAGGCGCGCTCGATAACATGCGGCCAGTGCGCTGGTGGCGGGTTATCCCTGTGAAATTTTTTGGTGGCATAGGGACTATTAGTGCGGGCTTAGTGCTTGGCCGTGAAGGCCCGTCGGTACAAATGGGTGGCGCGGTTGGGCGCATGTTCTACGATATTTTTCGGCTCAAAGATGATGAAGGGCGTCACACCTTGGTGGCCTCAGGCGCGGCGGGTGGCTTGGCGGCGGCCTTTAATGCGCCGTTAGCGGGCATTATGTTTGTGATTGAAGAAATGCGGCCACAGTTTAGATACAACTTGGTATCAGTTAAAGCTGTCATGATCTCAGCGGTAATGGCGACCATAGTGTATCGCAGTCTGCAAGGACAAGAGGCCATGATTAGCTTGCCGACGTACGATGCGCCGCCCTTATTATCCTTAGTGTTATTTTTGCTATTGGGATTAGTCTTTGGTGCTTTTGGCGTGCTGTTTAACTATCTAGTGGTATCGATTATGGATAGTTTTGAGCGCTGGCATAAACATGAGCAGCGGCGCTTTCTTATTTTAGGGGCAAGCCTGGGTGCCTTCTTTGGTTTAATGCTGTTATTAGTCCCAGATATTACCGGTGAAGGCGTAGAGCTCATTCCTGCTGCTGCCCATGGCAATTATGCCTTAGGGGCGTTAATGGCATTATTTGCCATACGATTAGTGACTACCTTAATGTGTTTTAGCTCAGGCGCGCCAGGCGGCGTATTTGCGCCTATGTTAGCCCTTGGCACCTTACTTGGTACCTTGTTTGGCTTATTATGCCAACATTGGTTTCCATCCTTAGCGCTGGAAGCTGGCATGTTTGCGATTGCGGGCATGGGCGCCTTATTTGCAGCCACAGTGCGCGCGCCCATAACTGGTATTTTGTTGGTGATTGAACTGACTGAAAATTATGATTTGATTTTACCTCTCATCATTACTTGCCTTGGCGCGACTATGATGGCGCAGTTCCTAGGTGGCCAGCCTATCTATTCACAATTGTTAAAGCGCACCTTAGCTAAGCAAGCCGCTCAAACCGAAGCGACTAATCTTGATGACACTAATATTGATGCTGCGCGTGCTGATACAAATATCCCTGCGGACAATACTTCTGATATAGACAATAGCGCGACAACTACAGATAAAAGTGATGCCATTGCGACAGTCGCCGGTGGCGATAAGCCTGAAAGTAACAAGGACAGTGTGTCCAATAATTAATGCACAAGATTAACGCGTGGGTGCATTTAACCGTTAATGGTTACTATGCATCACTAAATGCTTAATTAAGCCTGTTAACGCAGCTAATGACACCCTGAATACGCGCTGAGTGTATGGCTTTTATGCAACCCACTCGCGGAAATAACCTCAACAATAAAGCCCCAAATCTAGGGGCTTTATTGTTGAGTCTTAATGTCCTAATTAACCGCGCATCTTTTGATTATTAAGTAAGAAGAATTCCAGCAATTTAGTCATGTCTTCGGCTTGAGTGAGCAAGGTTTCACTGGCAATGGCAGCTTGCGCCACCAGCCCAGCATTTTGCTGCGTCATCTCATCCATTTTGGCAATCGCATTATTAACTTGCTCTATGTCTAGGCTTTGCTGCTGCGCGCCGACGCTAATTTCATTCATGCTTTCTTGCACTAGGGACACGGTTTCAACAATCTCTTGTAAGGTGCTGCCCGTTTCACCGACTAATTGCGCGCCAGTGACCACCTTGTCATTACTATTACGAATTAACAGCTTAATTTCTTTAGCCGCGCTGGCAGAGCGCTGAGCTAGGTTTCTTACTTCACCGGCGACAACCGCAAATCCGCGGCCTTGTTCGCCGGCTCTGGCGGCTTCTACGGCCGCATTTAAGGCTAATAAATTGGTTTGGAAGGTGATTTCATCAATCACGCTAATGATGTCGGCAATTTTATCGCTGGCCTCTGTGATTGAGTTCATAGCAGTAATGCTGCGAGTCACCACTTCACCACCAGATTGCGCTTTAGTGCTGGCTTCTAAACTAAAGCTATTGGCGACCATGGCATTATCGGCGCTAAATTTGACCGTGGTGGTGATTTTGCCCATGCTGGCCGCGGTTGATTTTAATGAACGCGCTTGGGCTTCGGTGCGGCGACTTAAATCGCGATTGCCGGT is from Shewanella sp. SNU WT4 and encodes:
- a CDS encoding tRNA/rRNA methyltransferase — encoded protein: MDLAIVLVEPARAGNIGAAARAIKTMGFSRLIIINSEQHLQPEAQWLAHGAQDILESIEVAPSLESIRAEFDLLIATTARERGQSRTYLTPEQLASELELFPTSSAALVFGRESSGLTNQELQLCDRFSYVPLANDYPSLNLAQAVMVYSYALSQVSRMIGLQSVEASHGSLQALKQKGELLLDKLTVTEQDKLHPWLLDHLSSLGQRDVNMAHQLLNDLLKKIN
- a CDS encoding phosphoethanolamine--lipid A transferase, producing the protein MSKITTIPPVRFLAILALYYVAVFNLPLWIFVQHGLEKQGQFSLWFVVSLPIFLWAALAFIFSLVSPRPLLKIIFIPLTLLSSIVFFAGWKLGVVFDYGMMENIFQTNPAEASMYFNLASMLAFALSGVLPAYLIWKLKFTVQPIKTAVKHRAIFMLSLLVIIGLIAACFMKSYLAFGRNNDEIKRLVVPTYFIGSLAKYINRTYIETPLPYTQLGVDAKVTSTKATPNLMVLVVGETARAQNSAYYGYSQNTNPYTAKYPLQVFADVSSCGTATAVSLPCMFSRFNREQYNARKAKAQDNVIDVLDHAGVNVLWMDNDSGCKGVCSRVKRVTISLDSDPALCNGTSCLDQVLVNALDNALTELTDNNTLIVLHIMGSHGPTYYQRYPEAQRHFTPDCQRSDIQNCEHEALVNTYDNTLVYTDYILSEVIKRLETVKGYDTAMLYLSDHGESLGEMGLYLHGTPYAVAPKEQTHIPLLTWFSKAFLQENHLSLACIEEQAKTGHFSHDNLFDTLLGLFNISSEAYQPAQDMLAVCRQ
- a CDS encoding GGDEF domain-containing protein, whose protein sequence is MPLNAIANNNDNATTLLRQVIPQMTSLSIPITPRNYAVWYEYFSGKNRELITAVNHYVNNDLTFTEEINNRLFQQFIEEQPTDALVKTHEVTEQIITALMQSITKAYSGNRHFGQVLTKYSEKMQAAASVESLNDMVTELLGHVNEVVTANATLQANLTEMREEVSSLKSEMSHLEQASLTDALTSLHNRRALESHMAMCLNNHKKHGVNFSMLVIDVDFFKKINDSHGHQVGDKVLSYIAKMLKSAVRGEDFVSRFGGEEFAVILANTDYKSALIVAESLCQRISAKALSVGKDRESIGHVTVSIGVSQADISDDNDACFARADQALYQAKHSGRNCVRGEMKWSSFIGH
- the ltrA gene encoding group II intron reverse transcriptase/maturase: MIISEQQRKLATWTATDKTRRVNRLLRLISHPHWLRQAAEVTLSSKGAKTPGVDGITKIHIQAYLAGYLDEIRDDLLSGNYQPMPARRIYIPKANGKLRPLGIPTLRDRIVQRAMLMAMEPIWENDFHSLSYGFRPERSVHHAIRTVKLQMTESNEPRGRWIIEGDLSSYFDTVHHRLLMKCVRKRINCRRFNDLLWRFIKAGHIERNLFCATSEGVPQGGVISPLLSNIMLNEFDQYLDKCYLSKKARKDRWYWNHSIKIKRKPAVEENRQWKPAVAYCRYADDFLVIVKGNKQQAEAICDQCRHFLEGKLQLTLNMDKTHITHVNDGFIFLGHRIIRKRGPKGNMRVVTGIPNGKAKAFSHSLSQALSGDHSCSKIDKVEQLNRKLKGWAQFYRHTDYTAKVYSKIDRIIFWKLAKWLARKYRCSIKSLMMTWIKRPTPNQATTWVLFGKSNRGNLCGASLFRLVSSPKLPFRWRSPEANSYLRDEIRNTVMSRYSDVAMAVSHN